The following coding sequences lie in one Eubacterium ventriosum genomic window:
- a CDS encoding phosphoglycerate kinase has product MLNKKSVDDINVKGKRVLVRCDFNVPLKEGVITDENRLVAALPTIKKLIGDGGKVILCSHLGKPKGEPKPELSLAPVAKRLTELLGQEVKFAADPEVVGPNAKAAVEAMNDGDVVLLENTRYRAEETKNGEAFSKELASLCDVFVNDAFGTAHRAHCSNVGVTKYVDTAVVGYLMQKEIDFLGNAVNNPVRPFVAILGGAKVADKLNVINNLLEKCDTLIIGGGMAYTFIKAQGGKVGISLVDDSKLDYCLDMMKKAEELGKKLLLPIDTVAADGFPNPIDAEIETMIVPTNAIPDDKEGLDIGPKTRELFADAVKNAKTVVWNGPMGVSENPCLAAGTIAVAKALADTDATTIIGGGDSAAAVNNLGFGDKMTHISTGGGASLEFLEGKDLPGVVAANDK; this is encoded by the coding sequence ATGCTTAACAAAAAATCAGTAGATGATATTAACGTTAAAGGCAAGAGAGTTTTAGTTCGTTGCGATTTTAACGTACCTTTAAAAGAAGGAGTTATCACAGACGAAAACCGTCTTGTTGCAGCTCTTCCAACAATCAAAAAATTAATCGGAGATGGTGGAAAAGTTATTCTTTGCTCACATCTTGGAAAACCAAAGGGAGAACCAAAGCCTGAATTATCACTTGCACCAGTTGCTAAGAGACTTACTGAATTATTAGGTCAGGAAGTTAAGTTTGCTGCTGATCCTGAAGTAGTAGGACCAAACGCAAAGGCTGCTGTAGAAGCAATGAATGATGGAGATGTAGTTCTTCTTGAAAATACACGTTACCGTGCAGAAGAAACAAAGAACGGCGAAGCATTCAGCAAAGAATTAGCTTCACTTTGTGATGTATTTGTAAACGATGCATTCGGTACAGCTCATAGAGCACACTGCTCAAACGTTGGTGTGACAAAATATGTTGACACAGCAGTAGTTGGATACTTAATGCAGAAAGAAATCGATTTCCTTGGAAATGCAGTAAACAATCCAGTAAGACCATTCGTAGCTATCCTTGGTGGTGCTAAGGTTGCTGATAAGCTTAATGTAATCAACAACTTACTTGAAAAGTGCGATACACTTATCATTGGTGGTGGTATGGCATATACATTCATCAAAGCTCAGGGTGGAAAAGTTGGTATTTCATTAGTAGATGATTCTAAGTTAGATTACTGTCTTGATATGATGAAGAAAGCAGAAGAATTAGGAAAGAAATTATTACTTCCTATCGATACAGTAGCTGCTGACGGATTCCCAAATCCTATCGATGCTGAAATCGAAACAATGATCGTTCCAACAAACGCAATTCCTGATGACAAAGAAGGACTTGATATTGGACCTAAGACTCGTGAGTTATTCGCTGATGCAGTTAAGAACGCTAAGACAGTAGTATGGAACGGACCTATGGGCGTTTCAGAAAACCCTTGCCTTGCAGCAGGTACTATTGCAGTAGCTAAAGCTTTAGCTGATACAGATGCTACAACAATCATCGGTGGTGGTGATTCAGCAGCAGCTGTAAACAACCTTGGTTTCGGTGATAAGATGACACACATCTCAACAGGTGGTGGAGCTTCACTTGAATTCCTTGAAGGAAAAGATTTACCAGGTGTAGTAGCAGCTAACGACAAGTAG